A single region of the Gossypium arboreum isolate Shixiya-1 chromosome 12, ASM2569848v2, whole genome shotgun sequence genome encodes:
- the LOC108478318 gene encoding cytochrome P450 78A9, with protein sequence MGSDIESVWLFALASKCKAFSQQNTAWPILIIALAWLVMTIVYWVHPGGPAWGKYRFKKCAITTINKPIPGPRGLPLIGSMNMMASSLAHHLIATIAKTCKAKRLMAFSLGDTRVIVTCNPEVAKEILNSSVFADRPVKESAYSLMFNRAIGFAPYGVYWRALRRIAATHLFCPKQIKNSEEQRRFIADEMVNLFGRHGHERSFIVREVVKRASLNNMMVSIFGRKYKLDCDNNEVDELRGLVDEGYDLLGTLNWSDHLPWLAQFDPQNIRVRCSNLVPKVNGFVGGIIAQHRARTNEEARDLVDVLLSLQGADKLSDSDMIAVLWEMIFRGTDTVAVLIEWILARIVVHPDVQSRVHDELDKVVGKSKAVYESDVMNLTYLMAVIKEVLRLHPPGPLLSWARLAITDTTVDGYHVPKGTMAMVNMWAIARDPQEWADPTEFVPDRFVAKTGDVEFSVLGSDLRLAPFGSGRRTCPGKNLGLTTVSFWVATLLHEFEWLPSDQNSVDLSEVLKLSCEMANPLKVKIRPRRKLT encoded by the exons ATGGGAAGTGACATAGAGAGTGTTTGGCTCTTTGCCCTCGCATCTAAATGCAAAGCTTTTTCTCAACAGAACACTGCATGGCCAATTTTGATCATAGCTTTAGCTTGGCTGGTTATGACCATAGTGTATTGGGTTCACCCTGGTGGTCCAGCTTGGGGCAAATATAGGTTCAAAAAGTGTGCTATCACTACCATTAATAAGCCAATACCAGGACCAAGAGGGTTGCCTTTAATCGGTAGCATGAACATGATGGCTAGCTCTTTAGCTCATCATCTGATTGCTACCATAGCCAAAACATGTAAAGCCAAGAGACTTATGGCTTTTAGCCTTGGTGATACCCGTGTTATCGTTACGTGTAACCCGGAGGTGGCTAAAGAGATTCTTAATAGCTCTGTGTTTGCTGATCGGCCGGTGAAAGAATCGGCTTATAGTTTGATGTTTAACAGAGCAATTGGGTTTGCTCCTTATGGTGTCTATTGGCGAGCACTGAGGAGAATTGCGGCTACTCACCTGTTTTGTCCTAAACAAATAAAGAATTCCGAAGAACAGAGACGGTTCATTGCTGATGAAATGGTGAACTTATTCGGTCGTCACGGCCATGAACGAAGCTTCATCGTACGGGAAGTGGTGAAACGTGCATCGTTGAATAACATGATGGTGTCGATATTTGGTCGGAAATATAAGTTGGATTGTGATAACAATGAAGTTGATGAACTTAGAGGTTTGGTTGATGAAGGGTATGATTTGTTGGGGACATTGAATTGGTCTGATCATTTGCCATGGTTAGCACAATTTGATCCTCAAAATATCAGGGTTCGATGCTCGAACCTTGTACCTAAAGTTAATGGCTTTGTCGGTGGAATCATAGCCCAACACCGAGCTCGAACTAACGAGGAAGCTCGTGACTTGGTCGACGTATTGCTGTCTCTTCAAGGTGCCGATAAATTATCCGATTCCGACATGATCGCCGTTCTGTGG gaaATGATATTCAGGGGAACTGATACAGTGGCAGTGTTGATTGAGTGGATATTGGCTAGGATTGTGGTTCACCCTGATGTACAGTCAAGGGTTCATGATGAGCTTGATAAGGTTGTTGGTAAATCAAAAGCCGTTTATGAGTCTGACGTGATGAACTTGACTTATCTAATGGCTGTGATCAAGGAGGTTCTAAGGTTACATCCACCTGGTCCGTTACTATCATGGGCTCGCTTAGCTATTACTGATACAACCGTTGATGGGTATCATGTGCCAAAAGGGACCATGGCAATGGTGAACATGTGGGCTATAGCAAGGGACCCACAAGAGTGGGCAGACCCGACTGAGTTTGTGCCCGATAGATTCGTGGCTAAAACGGGTGATGTGGAGTTTTCCGTTCTGGGTTCGGATCTTAGGTTGGCTCCATTCGGGTCGGGTAGGCGAACATGCCCCGGAAAGAACTTGGGGTT